A single Augochlora pura isolate Apur16 chromosome 2, APUR_v2.2.1, whole genome shotgun sequence DNA region contains:
- the LOC144475523 gene encoding transmembrane protein 53 codes for MSDQEDLGCYIMFPSFPSSPKDPTLSTSSQDQQDKYVFVYKEDKLPVVVLLGWAGCQDRYLAKYSAIYKEKSCITLRYTAPVECLFWRRDKMPDIGKRLIQVIKDNSLDQHPIFFHVFSNGGAFLYQHVSLAMQQDNTPLMVKGVIFDSAPGERRLTALFKAISAIIGGSQLTNIPMSFFITIFLSILWLIEIVAHMFGRGYPVQTNPIALAEETYSWPQLFLYSNTDTLIPASDVEKFASRRAERGVRVQLVLFMNSPHVKHYAMYPDVYVNTVYNFMHECLTSSNFESLESSQEENSLQKYDAMPGFTKRVVLPHQATNS; via the exons ATGAGCGATCAAGAGGATCTCGGTTGTTACATCATGTTCCCATCGTTTCCATCATCCCCAAAAGATCCAACGTTGAGTACGAGTAGTCAGGATCAGCAGGACAAGTACGTATTTGTCTACAAAGAGGACAAGCTTCCGGTAGTTGTGCTGCTAGGATGGGCCGGCTGTCAGGACAGATATCTGGCTAAATACAGCGCGATCTACAAGGAGAAGAG CTGCATCACTTTGCGGTATACGGCGCCGGTAGAATGTCTATTTTGGCGAAGAGACAAAATGCCTGATATTGGAAAACGATTGATCCAAGTGATCAAGGATAATAGTCTGGATCAGCATCCGATATTTTTCCACGTCTTTAGTAATGGTGGCGCGTTCCTTTATCAACACGTAAGCCTTGCAATGCAGCAGGACAATACGCCACTGATG GTTAAGGGGGTAATATTTGACAGCGCACCAGGTGAAAGAAGATTAACTGCACTATTCAAAGCGATCAGCGCAATCATAGGAGGATCTCAACTTACAAACATACCAATGTCCTTCTTCATTACAATCTTCCTATCCATACTTTGGTTAATTGAG ATAGTTGCACATATGTTCGGACGTGGTTATCCGGTACAAACCAACCCAATCGCCTTAGCGGAGGAAACTTATTCTTGGCCgcaattgtttctttattcgaatactgACACTTTGATCCCAGCATCG GATGTCGAGAAGTTTGCCAGCCGGCGAGCAGAACGTGGTGTGCGGGTACAACTGGTGCTTTTTATGAATTCCCCGCACGTGAAGCATTACGCCATGTATCCTGACGTTTATGTAAACACGGTTTACAACTTTATGCACGAATGTCTCACATCATCAAACTTCGAAAGTTTAGAGTCGTCACAAGAAGAAAATAGTTTACAGAAATATGACGCTATGCCGGGCTTCACAAAAAGGGTTGTGTTACCTCACCAAGCTACAAACAGCTGA
- the Mcm6 gene encoding minichromosome maintenance 6 yields the protein MDAGDANAARKRVPDEVGIKCQKLFQDFLEEFKEDGVVKYLEPAKELISPEHCTLEVTFDDVDEYNQVLSTTIVEEYYRVYPYLCQAVYNFVRDVTELRKEKECYVSFVEVPTRQKLRELNASKLGTLIRISGQVIRTHPVHPELVLGTFVCMDCNAVIKNVEQQFKFTNPTICHNPVCSNRRRFILDVDNSTFVDFQKIRVQETQAELPKGCIPRSLEIILRSETVETIQAGDRYDFTGTMIVVPDVGVLSLPGMKADNSSRRQKPAEQGEGVTGLKALGTRELTYKTAFLACSVTPTSFRFGGTETNMEEISQEMMKKRMTEAEWNRIYEMSRDKNLYQNLVNSLFSSIHGNDEVKKGITLMLFGGVAKTTLEGTALRGDVNCCIVGDPSTAKSQFLKSVAEITPRAIYTSGKASTAAGLTAAVVRDEESPDFVIEAGALMLADQGICCIDEFDKMDPKDQVAIHEAMEQQTISIAKAGVRATLNARTSILAAANPVGGRYDRKKSLQQNVQLTAPIMSRFDLFFIIVDECNEVVDNAIAKRIIDLHCDNWQDFETVYSQSEIVRYINFAKHFKPILNQEAADFLIDSYTTLRQKTGSGSGKWRVTVRQLESLIRLSEAMAKLECSDEVTVRHVREAKRLLSKSIVTVEQPDIDLEDAEDENLDVSMDAPPLMAALNAIDNTDDNATDTQQPQEVHKKKLTMSFEEYKSLSNMLILYMRNEETRAETSPTDENKGGLRKTELVAWYLDQIQDQIDSEEELLERKNFIEKIIDRLTYHDQIIIPLHTTGLRRKDKDEEDEDDPLLVVHPNYIIDV from the exons atggATGCTGGTGATGCAAATGCTGCCCGTAAACGGGTGCCTGATGAAGTTGGAATTAAATGTCAAAAgttatttcaagattttcttGAAGA ATTTAAAGAAGATGGAGTTGTAAAATATCTCGAACCAGCAAAAGAGCTTATAAGTCCAGAACATTGTACATTAGAGGTAACTTTTGATGATGTAGATGAATATAATCAAGTACTTTCAACAACTATAGTGGAAGAGTATTATAG aGTTTATCCATATTTGTGTCAAGCAGTGTACAATTTTGTCAGAGATGTAACAGAAttaagaaaagagaaagaatgtTATGTAAGTTTTGTGGAGGTACCGACCAGACAAAAATTGAGGGAGTTAAATGCATCAAAATTAGGAACATTGATACGTATATCTGGTCAAGTAATACGAACACATCCTGTCCATCCAGAATTAGTACTTGGTACATTTGTTTGTATGGATTGCAATGCAGTTATCAAAAATGTAGAACAACAATTCAAG TTTACAAATCCAACAATTTGCCACAATCCAGTTTGCAGTAACAGGCGACGTTTTATACTAGATGTGGACAATTCTACATTTGTAGATTTTCAGAAGATCAGAGTACAGGAAACTCAAGCAGAGTTACCTAAGGGTTGCATTCCACGCtcacttgaaataattttaagatctGAAACAGTAGAAACAATACAGGCTGGAGATag gtaTGACTTTACAGGCACTATGATAGTTGTGCCAGATGTGGGAGTTCTTTCCCTCCCAGGTATGAAAGCAGATAATAGTTCAAGACGCCAAAAGCCTGCTGAGCAAGGAGAAGGTGTAACAGGCTTGAAAGCACTTGGGACTAGAGAATTGACATATAAAACTGCGTTTCTGGCCTGCAGTGTTACACCTACAAGCTTCAGG TTTGGCGGAACAGAGACAAACATGGAAGAAATATCACAAGAAATGATGAAGAAACGAATGACCGAAGCGGAATGGAATCGTATATATGAAATGAGTCGCGATAAAAATCTTTATCAGAATCTggttaatagtttattttcttctatacACGGTAACGATGAAGTGAAAAAGGGGATCACTTTAATGCTTTTTGGCGGAGTTGCCAAAACAACATTAGAAGGCACTGCATTGCGAGGGGATGTAAATTGTTGTATTGTTGGTGACCCTAGTACAGCAAAATCTCAATTCTTGAAAAGTGTTGCAGAAATTACTCCTAGAGCAATTTACACTTCAGGGAAAGCATCTACAGCAGCTGGTTTAACTGCTGCTGTAGTAAGAGACGAAGAATCTCCTGACTTTGTTATAGAAGCAGGTGCTTTGATGCTTGCAGATCAAGGTATTTGTTGTATAGatgaatttgataaaatgGATCCTAAAGATCAGGTAGCTATACACGAAGCTATGGAGCagcaaacaatttcaatagcCAAG GCTGGTGTGAGAGCAACTCTAAATGCTCGAACATCAATATTAGCAGCAGCTAATCCTGTTGGTGGACGGTATGATCGAAAAAAATCTTTACAACAAAATGTTCAATTAACGGCTCCTATCATGTCTagatttgatttattctttataattgtTGATGAATGCAATGAAGTTGTAGACAACGCGATAGCAAAAAGAATAATAGATTTGCATTGTGATAATTGGCAAGATTTCGAGACTGTATACTCGCAATCAGAGATTGtgagatatattaattttgctaaACATTTCAAACCCATATTAAACCAG gaaGCTGCAGACTTCTTAATTGATAGTTACACAACACTTAGACAAAAAACTGGAAGTGGTTCTGGAAAATGGAGAGTTACTGTCCGACAGTTAGAGAGCCTTATTAGATTATCAGAAGCTATGGCCAAATTAGAATGCTCAGATGAAGTTACTGTAAGACACGTTAGAGAAGCAAAACGTTTACTAAGCAAAAGTATTGTTACTGTTGAACAACCAGACATAGATTTAGAAGATGCTGAAGATGAAAATCTGGATGTCAGTATGGATGCTCCACCACTTATGGCTGCTCTAAATGCAATAGATAATACTGATGATAATGCGACTGATACAcaac AACCACAAGAAGTACAcaagaaaaaattaacaatgtcTTTCGAAGAGTATAAGAGCTTATCCAACatgttaatattgtatatgagaaacgaagaaactcGAGCTGAAACATCCCCTACAg ACGAAAACAAAGGTGGATTAAGAAAAACAGAATTGGTAGCTTGGTACCTTGATCAAATACAAGATCAAATAGATTcagaagaagaattattagaaaggAAAAActtcattgaaaaaattatcgatAGACTAACGTATCAT GATCAAATTATAATACCTCTGCATACAACTGGACTTAGACGAAAAGATAAGGAtgaagaagatgaagatgaTCCTTTGCTTGTTGTACATCctaattacattattgatgtttaa
- the LOC144476788 gene encoding vacuolar protein sorting-associated protein 35-like isoform X2, protein MPMTPAITGVEEQEKLLEDAIGVVKVQAFQMKHCLDKSRLMDALKHASTMLGELRTSLLSPKSYYELYMTITDELRHLELYLLDEFQKGRKVTNLYELVQYVGNIVPRLYLLITVGLVYIKTTPGLKRDLLRDLVEMCRGVQHPLRGLFLRNYLLQCTRNILPDVAEGDDEDGSVRDSIDFVLMNFAEMNKLWVRMQHQGHSRDRERREREREELRILVGTNLVRLSQLESVTLDKYKKLVLPGILEQVVSCRDAIAQEYLMECIIQVFPDEFHLQTLNAFLKSCAELQNGVNVKNIIISLIDRLAVFSQRSDGVGGPGSPNQAPGIPQDVKLFDVFSDQIATIIQTRQDMPPEDVVSLQVALINLAHKCYPDRVDYVDKVLLTTVQIFQKQNVDKLEYNSAVSRELVRLMKIPIDNYKNILTVLKLEHFAPLLEYFDYEGRKLLGIYIITNILENETLIPTQEQVDAVLSMVSPLVQDQPDQPNIEEDPEDFAEEQGLLGRLIHHFKSETADQQYMILSAARKHFSVGGNKRIKYTLPPIVFQTYQLAFTYKALKDQDEMWQKKCQKIFQFCHTTITALMKAELAELPLRLFLQGALAIGEIRFDNFEMVAYEFMSQAFSIYEDEISDSKAQLAAITLIIATFEQMSCFSEENAEPVRNQCALYASKLLRKPDQCRGVATCSHIFWSGKSLATGGKEMQDGNKVLDCLKKGIRIVSHCMDTSVQVQLYVELLNHYIYFYEKGNTIVTVQILNQVITKIREELPFLEVNEETEQIQKHLANTLEHLKNRMESPEADGVSYQGLFF, encoded by the exons atg CCAATGACACCTGCCATAACTGGAGTGGAAGAGCAAGAGAAATTACTTGAGGATGCAATCGGAGTGGTTAAAGTGCAAGCCTTCCAGATGAAACATTGCTTGGATAAATCCAGGTTGATGGATGCATTAAAACATGCGTCTACAATGTTGGGGGAACTTAGGACTTCGCTTTTGAGTCCAAAGAGTTATTACGAATTGT ATATGACTATTACAGATGAATTGAGACATTTAGAACTTTACTTACTAGATGAATTccaaaaaggaagaaaagttacaaatttatatgaattggTACAATATGTTGGCAACATTGTGCCTAGGCT gTATTTGCTTATCACAGTTGGATTAGTATATATCAAAACAACACCAGGTTTAAAAAGAGATTTATTAAGAGATTTAGTAGAAATGTGCAGGGGTGTTCAACATCCTTTAAGGGGactttttttaagaaattaccTGTTACAATGTACTCGTAATATTTTACCAGATGTTGCCGAAGGGGATGATGAGGATGGAAGT GTTCGTGACAGTATAGATTTTGTCTTAATGAACTTCgcagaaatgaataaattatggGTGCGCATGCAACACCAAGGTCATagtagagatagagagagaagagaaagagagagggaagaacTTAGAATTTTAGTTGGAACTAATCTTGTACGGCTCAGTCAGTTGGAATCAGTAACtctagataaatataaaaaa ctTGTTTTACCAGGAATACTGGAGCAAGTAGTAAGTTGCAGGGATGCAATTGCTCAAGAATATCTTATGGAATGCATAATTCAA GTTTTTCCTGACGAGTTTCACTTACAAAcattaaatgcatttttaaaatcttgtGCGGAATTGCAAAATGgtgtaaatgtaaaaaatataataatctcttTGATAGACCGTCTTGCAGTATTTAGTCAAAGATCAGATGGCGTGGGAGGACCAGGCAGTCCTAATCAAGCACCAGGTATACCACAAGATGTAAAGCTCTTTGATGTTTTTAGTGATCAAATTGCCACAATCATACAG aCTAGACAAGATATGCCTCCAGAAGATGTGGTTTCTCTACAAGTAGCTCTCATCAATCTGGCACATAAGTGTTATCCTGACAGAGTAGATTATGTGGACAAGGTGTTGTTAACAACTGTTCAAATATTCCAGAAACAAAATGTAGATAA ACTCGAGTATAACAGTGCCGTCTCAAGAGAACTAGTAAGATTAATGAAGATTCCAATAGATAACTATAAGAATATACTAACAGTTCTGAAACTTGAACATTTCGCTCCACTATTGGAGTATTTCGACTATGAGGGTAGAAAATTGTtaggtatttatataataacaaatattttggaaaatgaaacATTGATACCGACCCAAGAACAAGTAGATGCCGTGCTTTCTATGGTATCTCCATTGGTACAAGATCAGCCGGATCAACCTAATATAGAGGAAGATCCAGAAGATTTTGCAGAAGAACAAGGTTTACTTGGTAGATTGATACATCATTTTAAGTCTGAGACAGCCGATCAACAGTACATGATATTGAGTGCTGCTAGGAAACATTTCAGTGTTGGTGGAAATAAGAGAATAAAGTATACTCTGCCACCAATTGTTTTCCAGACCTATCAGTTAGCTTTTACTTATAAAGCATTAAAGGATCAG GATGAAATGTGGCAAAAGAAGtgccaaaaaatatttcagttttgtCATACAACTATTACTGCATTAATGAAAGCAGAATTAGCTGAATTGCCATTAAGGTTGTTTCTTCAGGGTGCATTAGCAATAGGAGAAATTCGttttgataattttgaaatgGTTGCTTATGAATTTATGAGTCAAGCATTTTCTATATATGAAGATGAAATAAGTGATTCTAAAGCTCAGCTGGCCGCAATTACATTAATCATTGCAACTTTTGAGCAGATGAGTTGTTTCAGTGAAGAAAATGCGGAACCAGTACGTAATCAATGCGCTTTATATGCGAGTAAGTTGTTAAGAAAACCAGATCAATGCAGAGGTGTTGCTACATGTTCCCACATATTCTGGTCTGGAAAATCATTGGCAACAGGAGGGAAAGAA aTGCAAGATGGAAATAAAGTGCTGGactgtttaaaaaaaggtATTAGAATAGTGAGTCATTGTATGGATACGTCGGTTCAAGTGCAGCTTTATGTTGAATTACTAAATCATTATATTTACTTCTACGAAAAAGGAAACACAATT GTAACCGTCCAAATTTTAAATCaagtaattacaaaaattagagAAGAACTCCCTTTTTTAGAAGTTAATGAAGAAACAgaacaaattcaaaaacatTTGGCCAACACATtagaacatttaaaaaaccgTATGGAATCTCCAGAAGCTGATGGTGTATCTTATCAAGGACTCTTCTTTTAA
- the LOC144476788 gene encoding vacuolar protein sorting-associated protein 35-like isoform X1 — MVSLFFSQPMTPAITGVEEQEKLLEDAIGVVKVQAFQMKHCLDKSRLMDALKHASTMLGELRTSLLSPKSYYELYMTITDELRHLELYLLDEFQKGRKVTNLYELVQYVGNIVPRLYLLITVGLVYIKTTPGLKRDLLRDLVEMCRGVQHPLRGLFLRNYLLQCTRNILPDVAEGDDEDGSVRDSIDFVLMNFAEMNKLWVRMQHQGHSRDRERREREREELRILVGTNLVRLSQLESVTLDKYKKLVLPGILEQVVSCRDAIAQEYLMECIIQVFPDEFHLQTLNAFLKSCAELQNGVNVKNIIISLIDRLAVFSQRSDGVGGPGSPNQAPGIPQDVKLFDVFSDQIATIIQTRQDMPPEDVVSLQVALINLAHKCYPDRVDYVDKVLLTTVQIFQKQNVDKLEYNSAVSRELVRLMKIPIDNYKNILTVLKLEHFAPLLEYFDYEGRKLLGIYIITNILENETLIPTQEQVDAVLSMVSPLVQDQPDQPNIEEDPEDFAEEQGLLGRLIHHFKSETADQQYMILSAARKHFSVGGNKRIKYTLPPIVFQTYQLAFTYKALKDQDEMWQKKCQKIFQFCHTTITALMKAELAELPLRLFLQGALAIGEIRFDNFEMVAYEFMSQAFSIYEDEISDSKAQLAAITLIIATFEQMSCFSEENAEPVRNQCALYASKLLRKPDQCRGVATCSHIFWSGKSLATGGKEMQDGNKVLDCLKKGIRIVSHCMDTSVQVQLYVELLNHYIYFYEKGNTIVTVQILNQVITKIREELPFLEVNEETEQIQKHLANTLEHLKNRMESPEADGVSYQGLFF, encoded by the exons atg GTATCTTTGTTTTTCTCGCAGCCAATGACACCTGCCATAACTGGAGTGGAAGAGCAAGAGAAATTACTTGAGGATGCAATCGGAGTGGTTAAAGTGCAAGCCTTCCAGATGAAACATTGCTTGGATAAATCCAGGTTGATGGATGCATTAAAACATGCGTCTACAATGTTGGGGGAACTTAGGACTTCGCTTTTGAGTCCAAAGAGTTATTACGAATTGT ATATGACTATTACAGATGAATTGAGACATTTAGAACTTTACTTACTAGATGAATTccaaaaaggaagaaaagttacaaatttatatgaattggTACAATATGTTGGCAACATTGTGCCTAGGCT gTATTTGCTTATCACAGTTGGATTAGTATATATCAAAACAACACCAGGTTTAAAAAGAGATTTATTAAGAGATTTAGTAGAAATGTGCAGGGGTGTTCAACATCCTTTAAGGGGactttttttaagaaattaccTGTTACAATGTACTCGTAATATTTTACCAGATGTTGCCGAAGGGGATGATGAGGATGGAAGT GTTCGTGACAGTATAGATTTTGTCTTAATGAACTTCgcagaaatgaataaattatggGTGCGCATGCAACACCAAGGTCATagtagagatagagagagaagagaaagagagagggaagaacTTAGAATTTTAGTTGGAACTAATCTTGTACGGCTCAGTCAGTTGGAATCAGTAACtctagataaatataaaaaa ctTGTTTTACCAGGAATACTGGAGCAAGTAGTAAGTTGCAGGGATGCAATTGCTCAAGAATATCTTATGGAATGCATAATTCAA GTTTTTCCTGACGAGTTTCACTTACAAAcattaaatgcatttttaaaatcttgtGCGGAATTGCAAAATGgtgtaaatgtaaaaaatataataatctcttTGATAGACCGTCTTGCAGTATTTAGTCAAAGATCAGATGGCGTGGGAGGACCAGGCAGTCCTAATCAAGCACCAGGTATACCACAAGATGTAAAGCTCTTTGATGTTTTTAGTGATCAAATTGCCACAATCATACAG aCTAGACAAGATATGCCTCCAGAAGATGTGGTTTCTCTACAAGTAGCTCTCATCAATCTGGCACATAAGTGTTATCCTGACAGAGTAGATTATGTGGACAAGGTGTTGTTAACAACTGTTCAAATATTCCAGAAACAAAATGTAGATAA ACTCGAGTATAACAGTGCCGTCTCAAGAGAACTAGTAAGATTAATGAAGATTCCAATAGATAACTATAAGAATATACTAACAGTTCTGAAACTTGAACATTTCGCTCCACTATTGGAGTATTTCGACTATGAGGGTAGAAAATTGTtaggtatttatataataacaaatattttggaaaatgaaacATTGATACCGACCCAAGAACAAGTAGATGCCGTGCTTTCTATGGTATCTCCATTGGTACAAGATCAGCCGGATCAACCTAATATAGAGGAAGATCCAGAAGATTTTGCAGAAGAACAAGGTTTACTTGGTAGATTGATACATCATTTTAAGTCTGAGACAGCCGATCAACAGTACATGATATTGAGTGCTGCTAGGAAACATTTCAGTGTTGGTGGAAATAAGAGAATAAAGTATACTCTGCCACCAATTGTTTTCCAGACCTATCAGTTAGCTTTTACTTATAAAGCATTAAAGGATCAG GATGAAATGTGGCAAAAGAAGtgccaaaaaatatttcagttttgtCATACAACTATTACTGCATTAATGAAAGCAGAATTAGCTGAATTGCCATTAAGGTTGTTTCTTCAGGGTGCATTAGCAATAGGAGAAATTCGttttgataattttgaaatgGTTGCTTATGAATTTATGAGTCAAGCATTTTCTATATATGAAGATGAAATAAGTGATTCTAAAGCTCAGCTGGCCGCAATTACATTAATCATTGCAACTTTTGAGCAGATGAGTTGTTTCAGTGAAGAAAATGCGGAACCAGTACGTAATCAATGCGCTTTATATGCGAGTAAGTTGTTAAGAAAACCAGATCAATGCAGAGGTGTTGCTACATGTTCCCACATATTCTGGTCTGGAAAATCATTGGCAACAGGAGGGAAAGAA aTGCAAGATGGAAATAAAGTGCTGGactgtttaaaaaaaggtATTAGAATAGTGAGTCATTGTATGGATACGTCGGTTCAAGTGCAGCTTTATGTTGAATTACTAAATCATTATATTTACTTCTACGAAAAAGGAAACACAATT GTAACCGTCCAAATTTTAAATCaagtaattacaaaaattagagAAGAACTCCCTTTTTTAGAAGTTAATGAAGAAACAgaacaaattcaaaaacatTTGGCCAACACATtagaacatttaaaaaaccgTATGGAATCTCCAGAAGCTGATGGTGTATCTTATCAAGGACTCTTCTTTTAA
- the LOC144476788 gene encoding vacuolar protein sorting-associated protein 35-like isoform X3, which produces MTPAITGVEEQEKLLEDAIGVVKVQAFQMKHCLDKSRLMDALKHASTMLGELRTSLLSPKSYYELYMTITDELRHLELYLLDEFQKGRKVTNLYELVQYVGNIVPRLYLLITVGLVYIKTTPGLKRDLLRDLVEMCRGVQHPLRGLFLRNYLLQCTRNILPDVAEGDDEDGSVRDSIDFVLMNFAEMNKLWVRMQHQGHSRDRERREREREELRILVGTNLVRLSQLESVTLDKYKKLVLPGILEQVVSCRDAIAQEYLMECIIQVFPDEFHLQTLNAFLKSCAELQNGVNVKNIIISLIDRLAVFSQRSDGVGGPGSPNQAPGIPQDVKLFDVFSDQIATIIQTRQDMPPEDVVSLQVALINLAHKCYPDRVDYVDKVLLTTVQIFQKQNVDKLEYNSAVSRELVRLMKIPIDNYKNILTVLKLEHFAPLLEYFDYEGRKLLGIYIITNILENETLIPTQEQVDAVLSMVSPLVQDQPDQPNIEEDPEDFAEEQGLLGRLIHHFKSETADQQYMILSAARKHFSVGGNKRIKYTLPPIVFQTYQLAFTYKALKDQDEMWQKKCQKIFQFCHTTITALMKAELAELPLRLFLQGALAIGEIRFDNFEMVAYEFMSQAFSIYEDEISDSKAQLAAITLIIATFEQMSCFSEENAEPVRNQCALYASKLLRKPDQCRGVATCSHIFWSGKSLATGGKEMQDGNKVLDCLKKGIRIVSHCMDTSVQVQLYVELLNHYIYFYEKGNTIVTVQILNQVITKIREELPFLEVNEETEQIQKHLANTLEHLKNRMESPEADGVSYQGLFF; this is translated from the exons ATGACACCTGCCATAACTGGAGTGGAAGAGCAAGAGAAATTACTTGAGGATGCAATCGGAGTGGTTAAAGTGCAAGCCTTCCAGATGAAACATTGCTTGGATAAATCCAGGTTGATGGATGCATTAAAACATGCGTCTACAATGTTGGGGGAACTTAGGACTTCGCTTTTGAGTCCAAAGAGTTATTACGAATTGT ATATGACTATTACAGATGAATTGAGACATTTAGAACTTTACTTACTAGATGAATTccaaaaaggaagaaaagttacaaatttatatgaattggTACAATATGTTGGCAACATTGTGCCTAGGCT gTATTTGCTTATCACAGTTGGATTAGTATATATCAAAACAACACCAGGTTTAAAAAGAGATTTATTAAGAGATTTAGTAGAAATGTGCAGGGGTGTTCAACATCCTTTAAGGGGactttttttaagaaattaccTGTTACAATGTACTCGTAATATTTTACCAGATGTTGCCGAAGGGGATGATGAGGATGGAAGT GTTCGTGACAGTATAGATTTTGTCTTAATGAACTTCgcagaaatgaataaattatggGTGCGCATGCAACACCAAGGTCATagtagagatagagagagaagagaaagagagagggaagaacTTAGAATTTTAGTTGGAACTAATCTTGTACGGCTCAGTCAGTTGGAATCAGTAACtctagataaatataaaaaa ctTGTTTTACCAGGAATACTGGAGCAAGTAGTAAGTTGCAGGGATGCAATTGCTCAAGAATATCTTATGGAATGCATAATTCAA GTTTTTCCTGACGAGTTTCACTTACAAAcattaaatgcatttttaaaatcttgtGCGGAATTGCAAAATGgtgtaaatgtaaaaaatataataatctcttTGATAGACCGTCTTGCAGTATTTAGTCAAAGATCAGATGGCGTGGGAGGACCAGGCAGTCCTAATCAAGCACCAGGTATACCACAAGATGTAAAGCTCTTTGATGTTTTTAGTGATCAAATTGCCACAATCATACAG aCTAGACAAGATATGCCTCCAGAAGATGTGGTTTCTCTACAAGTAGCTCTCATCAATCTGGCACATAAGTGTTATCCTGACAGAGTAGATTATGTGGACAAGGTGTTGTTAACAACTGTTCAAATATTCCAGAAACAAAATGTAGATAA ACTCGAGTATAACAGTGCCGTCTCAAGAGAACTAGTAAGATTAATGAAGATTCCAATAGATAACTATAAGAATATACTAACAGTTCTGAAACTTGAACATTTCGCTCCACTATTGGAGTATTTCGACTATGAGGGTAGAAAATTGTtaggtatttatataataacaaatattttggaaaatgaaacATTGATACCGACCCAAGAACAAGTAGATGCCGTGCTTTCTATGGTATCTCCATTGGTACAAGATCAGCCGGATCAACCTAATATAGAGGAAGATCCAGAAGATTTTGCAGAAGAACAAGGTTTACTTGGTAGATTGATACATCATTTTAAGTCTGAGACAGCCGATCAACAGTACATGATATTGAGTGCTGCTAGGAAACATTTCAGTGTTGGTGGAAATAAGAGAATAAAGTATACTCTGCCACCAATTGTTTTCCAGACCTATCAGTTAGCTTTTACTTATAAAGCATTAAAGGATCAG GATGAAATGTGGCAAAAGAAGtgccaaaaaatatttcagttttgtCATACAACTATTACTGCATTAATGAAAGCAGAATTAGCTGAATTGCCATTAAGGTTGTTTCTTCAGGGTGCATTAGCAATAGGAGAAATTCGttttgataattttgaaatgGTTGCTTATGAATTTATGAGTCAAGCATTTTCTATATATGAAGATGAAATAAGTGATTCTAAAGCTCAGCTGGCCGCAATTACATTAATCATTGCAACTTTTGAGCAGATGAGTTGTTTCAGTGAAGAAAATGCGGAACCAGTACGTAATCAATGCGCTTTATATGCGAGTAAGTTGTTAAGAAAACCAGATCAATGCAGAGGTGTTGCTACATGTTCCCACATATTCTGGTCTGGAAAATCATTGGCAACAGGAGGGAAAGAA aTGCAAGATGGAAATAAAGTGCTGGactgtttaaaaaaaggtATTAGAATAGTGAGTCATTGTATGGATACGTCGGTTCAAGTGCAGCTTTATGTTGAATTACTAAATCATTATATTTACTTCTACGAAAAAGGAAACACAATT GTAACCGTCCAAATTTTAAATCaagtaattacaaaaattagagAAGAACTCCCTTTTTTAGAAGTTAATGAAGAAACAgaacaaattcaaaaacatTTGGCCAACACATtagaacatttaaaaaaccgTATGGAATCTCCAGAAGCTGATGGTGTATCTTATCAAGGACTCTTCTTTTAA